The genome window ATTTCAAGCGAGTCTGCAAATTTTTCTACTGCAAGTTGCTCTCGGCCCTCAAGTGATTTTGCCCAAGATCTAATCTTCGTTGCAGCAAATGTTTCTGGAGCCCCGCCGCCTGCTACAATTGCCGGGTTTTCCATCACATCCTTTACTACCATTATTGCATCGTGAACTGATCTTTCAACTTCGTCAACTACTCTTTGTGAGCCGCCCCTTAACAGAAGTGTTACTGCTTTTGGATTCTTGCATCCTTCGACAAAGACCCATCTATCTTCTTCAATTTTTCTTTCTTCCACCAGTTGTGCAGATCCGAGATCCTTTTCAAACAAGTCGTCAAGATTAGTAACTATTCTAGCACTGGTCGCTTTTGCAAGCTTTGTCAGGTCGCTTTCTTTTACTCTTCTTACTGCCAAGATTCCTGCTCGAGCCAGGTAGTGCTGTGCCATATCGTCAATTCCTTTTTGACATAGCAGGACGTTTGCGCCAGATGCGATAACCTTGTCTACCATGTTTTTGATCATTCTGTTTTCTTCGTCCAGAAATGTCTTCATTTGCTGTGGATTTGAGATATTGATTTTAGCATCAAATTCAGTTTTGTCAATTTCAAGTGCAGAGTTGATTAGCGCAATTTTTGCATCGGTAATCTTTTTTGGCATCCCACTGTGTATTACTTCCTTGTCCAAGACTATGCCCTCAATTAGAACAGAATCCTTCATAGATCCTCCTGCCTTCTTTTCTACTTTGACATCATCTTGGTCAATTACGAATTTGTTGTTGTCTTTTTCTGCTACAGATATTACTGCCTTTACAATAAGATCTGCCAGGTAATCGGAATCCTTTCTCACGATTTTTGTCTGCATCGAGGTTCT of Candidatus Nitrosotenuis sp. DW1 contains these proteins:
- the thsB gene encoding thermosome subunit beta: MSMQTQRGSLPVILLKEGSSENKGREAQKNNIQAAKIIAEIVRSSLGPRGMDKMLVDALGDVTITNDGATILKEIDVQHPAAKMLVEISKTTDSEVGDGTTSAVVLAGALLENAESLLVQNVHPTVIVDGYRKASRKALQYLKEIAEEVTANDKSILTKIARTSMQTKIVRKDSDYLADLIVKAVISVAEKDNNKFVIDQDDVKVEKKAGGSMKDSVLIEGIVLDKEVIHSGMPKKITDAKIALINSALEIDKTEFDAKINISNPQQMKTFLDEENRMIKNMVDKVIASGANVLLCQKGIDDMAQHYLARAGILAVRRVKESDLTKLAKATSARIVTNLDDLFEKDLGSAQLVEERKIEEDRWVFVEGCKNPKAVTLLLRGGSQRVVDEVERSVHDAIMVVKDVMENPAIVAGGGAPETFAATKIRSWAKSLEGREQLAVEKFADSLEIIPLTLSENAGMDPIDTLTNLRSKQLKGEKWTGIDVMKGKVGNMKTSEIIEPLAVKNQIVSSATEAACMLLRIDDVIAIAKSAGPPGGEGGMPGMGGMGGMGGMPGMGGMPGMEGMEGMM